A genome region from Populus alba chromosome 5, ASM523922v2, whole genome shotgun sequence includes the following:
- the LOC118045773 gene encoding uncharacterized protein — protein MQSAYASGSWIPAQACVKLRYSKAKLTTETYYYNCFDNTGGGGGGGDNSRFALPIPRIIIKTAAAGGHVKSITSTSNPFVKHCLKLQQNSSYRHSHASALVVGSTPIREIHRSQESLQERTVELEYLLLLDEAEVSQVLDDKSSARVVRVSSVVMKKLSQLQSTESVDAIALMKFPTTYFVVDNHQDCSRKWFPSPHRILVLEGIQDPGNLGTLLRSALALGWGGVFLLPGCCDPFNSKVLRASRGASFQIPIVSGSWYHLEALKDEYQMKMLAGHPDCNDKSRPVSQLSQGLADCFARVPLCLVLGSEGHGLSEKAQHECELLSIPMTGEFDSLNVAVAGGIFLYMLQPKSQKIV, from the exons atgcaGAGCGCGTACGCATCCGGTTCCTGGATACCAGCTCAAGCTTGTGTAAAACTCCGATACTCGAAGGCAAAGCTAACTACTGAAACCTATTATTATAATTGCTTTGACAATACAGGAGGAGGAGGCGGCGGCGGCGATAATTCAAGATTTGCATTACCAATaccaagaataataataaagacaGCAGCAGCAGGAGGTCATGTAAAATCAATAACAAGCACTTCAAACCCTTTTGTGAAGCACTGTCTCAAGCTCCAACAAAACTCCTCTTATCGCCACTCTCATGCTTCAGCTCTTGTTGTGGGTTCTACCCCTATCAG GGAGATACACAGATCTCAAGAGTCCTTGCAAGAAAGGACCGTTGAATTGGAATATTTACTTCTTCTTGATGAAGCAGAGGTCTCCCAAGTCCTCGACGACAAGTCCTCTGCTCGTGTTGTGCGTGTGAGCTCTGTCGTGATGAAAAAGCTTTCACAGTTGCAATCTACTGAATCTGTTGATGCTATTGCTCTCATGAAATTTCCTACCACCTATTTTGTTGTAGACAATCATCAAGACTGTAGCCGGAAATGGTTCCCATCTCCGCACCGAATTTTAGTCCTCGAGGGAATCCAG GATCCAGGTAACCTTGGTACATTACTCAGATCAGCTTTGGCATTGGGATGG GGTGGGGTGTTCTTACTTCCTGGTTGTTGTGATCCATTCAATAGTAAAGTCCTCCGAGCTAGCCGAGGAGCGTCCTTTCAGATCCCCATAGTTTCTGGCAGTTGGTATCATCTTGAAGCTCTCAAAGATGAATACCAGATGAAGATGCTAGCTGGCCATCCAGACTGTAATGACAAATCGAGACCCGTGTCGCAGCTATCTCAAGGGCTTGCAGATTGTTTTGCCAGGGTACCATTGTGCTTGGTTTTGGGTAGCGAAGGGCATGGCCTTTCAGAAAAAGCTCAACATGAATGTGAGCTTTTGAGCATACCAATGACAGGAGAGTTTGACTCTCTCAATGTCGCAGTTGCTGGAGGCATTTTCTTATACATGTTACAGCCGAAAAGccaaaaaattgtttaa
- the LOC118045770 gene encoding nicotinamidase 1 encodes MVSQAIDLLKKELPVEEGRLLLNGDGAKTTGLVLVDLVNGFCTVGAGNLAPKVADKQISEMVEESARIARLFCEKKWPVLAFLDTHHPDIPEHPYPPHCIQGTDEANLVPALQWLENDPSATLRRKDCIDGFLGSIDKHDGSNVFVDWVRNNDIKRLLVVGICTDICVLDFVSSALSARNRGFLSPLEDVVVYSRACATYDLPLHIANTLQDTIAHPQELMHHIGLYIAQGRGAKVVSEVSFGALPQPLF; translated from the exons atggTGTCGCAGGCGATAGATTTGTTAAAGAAGGAGCTTCCTGTTGAAGAGGGTAGGCTGCTTCTGAACGGAGATGGAGCTAAGACTACTGGTCTGGTCTTGGTCGACCTTGTTAATGGCTTTTGTACTGTTGGCGCTGGGAATTTG GCCCCAAAAGTGGCAGATAAGCAAATATCAGAAATGGTGGAGGAATCAGCGAGGATTGCTAGATTATTCTGTGAAAAGAAATGGCCTGTTTTGGCCTTTCTTGATACCCATCATCCTGATATACCCGAGCATCCTTACCCTCCTCATTGCATTCAAGGAACTGATGAAGCAAATCTTGTTCCTG ccCTTCAATGGTTAGAGAATGATCCCAGTGCAACTCTTCGCCGCAAGGATTGTATTGATGGATTCCTTGGTTCAATTGACAAACATGATGGTTCCAATGTCTTTGTTGATTGGGTTCGAAATAATGACATCAAACGT CTACTGGTTGTAGGGATATGCACAGATATATGCGTCCTGGATTTTGTTTCTTCGGCCTTATCTGCCAGAAATCGTGGCTTTCTTTCTCCTCTAGAGGATGTGGTTGTGTATTCTCGTGCTTGTGCAACCTATGATCTTCCACTTCACATTGCCAACACTCTCCAAGATACCATAGCACACCCACAG GAGCTGATGCATCACATAGGCCTCTATATTGCCCAGGGAAGGGGAGCTAAGGTAGTATCAGAGGTTTCTTTTGGTGCATTACCACAGCCATTATTTTAG
- the LOC118045768 gene encoding protein NETWORKED 2D isoform X2 encodes MLQRAASNAYSWWWASHIRTKQSKWLEQNLHDMEDKVQNVLQLIEEDGDSFAKRAEMYYKKRPELIHFVEDSYRAYRALAERYDHISTELQNANNTIAYVFPEQVQFAMEEDGDQTPSKFAKKHPEISKANIPKVPKIPKDIKGIITSASKKLQSKKSMKGARNATVAKSGLSKSEGLQEIDKIQKTILALQTEKEFVKSSYDSRLAKYWEIELQIREMQEKVCNLQDEFGAGMVIEDNEARKLIASAALKSCQETLALLQERQERSAEEAVEERERINNAWGKLKCLKDEVLHGEINPENPEAKDEPLKAVEGLERIYQGVSSDTEERQDMELLREKIKENFEVGSSACVTMGELAEKIDKLVNKIINLEASVSSQTALIQRLRLETNELQAEIQTLEEDKEILFNGKNNLREQLREMEEKLYGLQDLNQSVEYQNNNLQAHFTEARSNIDHLSERLLSVKSDEEFEVKPETGDRSLVKVESQEAALNPDDSLEKHQNVKTKEMHELKVGKSHEDFKGSEDALNPVEGLGVQQNLKPRHELKVSYSSEKVKEYPAESSFFAELKEQEDKMNDADSSIKTAGIEREDEEIKEHGQNSSQPKKTIDLNNSLEELSGLEIEEKTAKKDSPSPMDDLNVEIWEQETMLVDEPDWKQLFMNGMENREKVLLTEYTTILRNYKELKKQLTEAEKKNGDSLFDATVQVRELKGANAKKDEQIQFLRQKLILLQAGLGEDSKPVESMVTEQEVTGDINVILMDQPETTSEIEDRFRMNIDEVLEENLNFWLRFSTTFQQIQKFETEVQDLQSELFKLEEKQKIQDGSSNAKYSLKSDARPLYKYLREIHTELTVWLEKSMQLKDEVKSRFASLCDIQDEITAVLKESAEDDEFKFTSYQAAKFQGEILNMKQENNKVADELQAGLDYITTLQLEVERTLEKLNEEFKLSGSKHRQNIQLPHSESGSRVPLRSFIFGIKPKKQKNSIFSRMHPAMNRRHLRKNT; translated from the exons ATGTTGCAGAGAGCTGCAAGCAATGCTTACTCGTGGTGGTGGGCAAGCCACATCCGAACAAAGCAATCTAAATGGCTCGAGCAAAACCTTCATG ATATGGAAGATAAGGTTCAAAACGTGCTCCAACTTATTGAAGAAGATGGAGACTCTTTTGCCAAGAGGGCTGAAATGTACTACAAAAAGAGACCAGAGCTGATACACTTCGTTGAAGACTCTTACCGAGCTTATCGGGCATTAGCTGAACGGTATGACCACATATCAACAGAGCTTCAAAATGCCAACAATACCATTGCTTATGTTTTCCCAGAACAAGTCCAGTTTGCAATGGAAGAAGATGGAGACCAGACCCCATCTAAATTTGCAAAGAAGCATCCAGAAATCTCGAAAGCAAATATTCCAAAGGTCCCAAAGATTCCTAAAGATATAAAGGGTATCATCACATCAGCTTCAAAGAAGCTGCAATCAAAGAAGTCAATGAAAGGAGCAAGGAATGCAACAGTTGCCAAGTCTGGTTTGAGCAAATCCGAGGGACTCCAAGAGATTGACAAAATTCAGAAAACAATCCTGGCTCTACAAACTGAAAAAGAGTTTGTGAAGAGTTCTTATGACAGCAGACTTGCCAAGTATTGGGAAATTGAGCTTCAGATCAGGGAAATGCAGGAGAAGGTTTGTAATCTGCAAGATGAATTTGGTGCAGGCATGGTCATTGAAGACAACGAAGCTCGGAAATTGATCGCATCGGCAGCCCTGAAATCATGCCAAGAGACATTGGCTCTATTGCAGGAGAGACAAGAGAGATCTGCAGAAGAAGCAGTAGAAGAGCGGGAAAGAATCAACAATGCCTGGGGGAAGTTGAAGTGTCTCAAGGATGAGGTTTTGCATGGTGAGATCAATCCAGAAAATCCTGAAGCCAAAGATGAACCTTTAAAAGCAGTAGAAGGATTGGAACGTATATATCAAGGAGTGAGCAGTGATACAGAAGAGAGACAGGATATGGAGTTGTTGCGTGAGAAGATTAAGGAAAACTTCGAGGTTGGATCTAGTGCATGTGTCACCATGGGAGAACTTGCTGAGAAGATCGATAAACTTGTAAACAAGATCATTAACTTAGAAGCTTCAGTTTCATCACAGACAGCTCTTATACAGAGGTTAAGGTTGGAGACAAATGAACTGCAAGCAGAAATTCAAACTTTAGAAGAAGACAAGGAAATATTAttcaatggaaaaaataatttgagggAACAGCTTAGGGAAATGGAGGAGAAATTGTATGGACTCCAGGATCTAAACCAGAGTGTTGAGTACCAGAATAACAACCTTCAGGCACATTTTACTGAAGCTCGTTCTAATATTGACCACCTCTCTGAAAGATTGCTGTCTGTAAAATCAGATGAGGAATTCGAGGTCAAACCTGAAACAGGGGACAGATCACTGGTAAAAGTTGAATCACAAGAAGCTGCACTCAATCCTGATGATAGCCTTGAGAAACATCAGAATGTGAAGACAAAAGAGATGCACGAGCTCAAGGTTGGTAAATCCCATGAAGATTTCAAGGGATCAGAAGATGCACTAAATCCTGTTGAGGGTCTTGGGGTACAACAAAATCTGAAGCCACGTCACGAGCTCAAGGTTTCATATTCTTCAGAGAAGGTAAAGGAATATCCTGCGGAATCCAGTTTCTTTGCGGAGTTGAAGGAACAAGAAGATAAAATGAATGATGCTGATAGTTCTATAAAGACTGCAGGGATTGAAAGAGAAGATGAAGAGATAAAAGAGCATGGGCAAAATTCaagtcaacccaaaaaaactatTGACCTCAACAATTCTCTGGAGGAACTTAGTGGCctggaaattgaagaaaaaactgcTAAGAAAGACTCACCTTCACCGATGGATGAtctcaatgttgaaatatggGAACAGGAAACAATGCTAGTTGATGAGCCAGACTGGAAGCAGTTGTTCATGAATGGTAtggagaatagagaaaaagtACTGCTGACAGAGTATACTACAATTCTTCGGAATTACAAGGAATTAAAGAAGCAGCTTACTGAAGCAGAAAAGAAGAATGGAGATAGCCTCTTTGATGCAACAGTGCAGGTAAGAGAGTTGAAAGGTGCTAATGCAAAGAAGGATGAACAGATTCAATTTCTACGGCAGAAGCTGATCCTTCTTCAAGCAGGTTTGGGTGAAGATAGCAAACCTGTAGAATCAATGGTGACAGAACAAGAAGTAACAGGAGACATCAATGTGATTCTAATGGACCAACCAGAAACTACCTCAGAAATCGAAGATCGATTCCGGATGAACATTGATGAAGTTCTTGAAGAGAACTTGAATTTCTGGTTAAGGTTCAGCACTACATTCCAACAAATACAGAAATTTGAAACTGAAGTTCAAGATCTACAGTCTGAGTTGTTCAAACTAGAGGAAAAGCAAAAGATTCAAGATGGGAGTAGTAATGCAAAATATTCTTTGAAATCAGATGCGCGGCCACTATACAAGTACCTTAGAGAGATACATACTGAACTGACAGTCTGGTTAGAGAAAAGCATGCAACTGAAAGATGAAGTGAAGAGCAGATTTGCATCTCTGTGCGACATTCAAGATGAAATAACAGCTGTATTGAAGGAGAGTGCTGAAGATGATGAGTTCAAGTTTACAAGCTATCAAGCTGCTAAGTTCCAAGGAGAGATTTTGAACATGAAACAAGAGAATAACAAGGTTGCAGATGAATTGCAGGCAGGCTTAGATTACATAACAACACTCCAACTCGAAGTTGAAAGAACACTGGAAAAATTGAACGAGGAATTTAAGCTTTCCGGATCAAAGCACCGTCAAAATATCCAGCTTCCACACTCAGAAAGTGGATCTCGAGTTCCTTTGCGGTCGTTCATCTTTGGCATAAAACCCAAAAAGCAAAAGAATTCAATCTTTTCTCGCATGCACCCTGCAATGAATAGGAGACATCTAAG AAAGAACACGTAG
- the LOC118045768 gene encoding protein NETWORKED 2D isoform X1, whose protein sequence is MLQRAASNAYSWWWASHIRTKQSKWLEQNLHDMEDKVQNVLQLIEEDGDSFAKRAEMYYKKRPELIHFVEDSYRAYRALAERYDHISTELQNANNTIAYVFPEQVQFAMEEDGDQTPSKFAKKHPEISKANIPKVPKIPKDIKGIITSASKKLQSKKSMKGARNATVAKSGLSKSEGLQEIDKIQKTILALQTEKEFVKSSYDSRLAKYWEIELQIREMQEKVCNLQDEFGAGMVIEDNEARKLIASAALKSCQETLALLQERQERSAEEAVEERERINNAWGKLKCLKDEVLHGEINPENPEAKDEPLKAVEGLERIYQGVSSDTEERQDMELLREKIKENFEVGSSACVTMGELAEKIDKLVNKIINLEASVSSQTALIQRLRLETNELQAEIQTLEEDKEILFNGKNNLREQLREMEEKLYGLQDLNQSVEYQNNNLQAHFTEARSNIDHLSERLLSVKSDEEFEVKPETGDRSLVKVESQEAALNPDDSLEKHQNVKTKEMHELKVGKSHEDFKGSEDALNPVEGLGVQQNLKPRHELKVSYSSEKVKEYPAESSFFAELKEQEDKMNDADSSIKTAGIEREDEEIKEHGQNSSQPKKTIDLNNSLEELSGLEIEEKTAKKDSPSPMDDLNVEIWEQETMLVDEPDWKQLFMNGMENREKVLLTEYTTILRNYKELKKQLTEAEKKNGDSLFDATVQVRELKGANAKKDEQIQFLRQKLILLQAGLGEDSKPVESMVTEQEVTGDINVILMDQPETTSEIEDRFRMNIDEVLEENLNFWLRFSTTFQQIQKFETEVQDLQSELFKLEEKQKIQDGSSNAKYSLKSDARPLYKYLREIHTELTVWLEKSMQLKDEVKSRFASLCDIQDEITAVLKESAEDDEFKFTSYQAAKFQGEILNMKQENNKVADELQAGLDYITTLQLEVERTLEKLNEEFKLSGSKHRQNIQLPHSESGSRVPLRSFIFGIKPKKQKNSIFSRMHPAMNRRHLRSGPNV, encoded by the exons ATGTTGCAGAGAGCTGCAAGCAATGCTTACTCGTGGTGGTGGGCAAGCCACATCCGAACAAAGCAATCTAAATGGCTCGAGCAAAACCTTCATG ATATGGAAGATAAGGTTCAAAACGTGCTCCAACTTATTGAAGAAGATGGAGACTCTTTTGCCAAGAGGGCTGAAATGTACTACAAAAAGAGACCAGAGCTGATACACTTCGTTGAAGACTCTTACCGAGCTTATCGGGCATTAGCTGAACGGTATGACCACATATCAACAGAGCTTCAAAATGCCAACAATACCATTGCTTATGTTTTCCCAGAACAAGTCCAGTTTGCAATGGAAGAAGATGGAGACCAGACCCCATCTAAATTTGCAAAGAAGCATCCAGAAATCTCGAAAGCAAATATTCCAAAGGTCCCAAAGATTCCTAAAGATATAAAGGGTATCATCACATCAGCTTCAAAGAAGCTGCAATCAAAGAAGTCAATGAAAGGAGCAAGGAATGCAACAGTTGCCAAGTCTGGTTTGAGCAAATCCGAGGGACTCCAAGAGATTGACAAAATTCAGAAAACAATCCTGGCTCTACAAACTGAAAAAGAGTTTGTGAAGAGTTCTTATGACAGCAGACTTGCCAAGTATTGGGAAATTGAGCTTCAGATCAGGGAAATGCAGGAGAAGGTTTGTAATCTGCAAGATGAATTTGGTGCAGGCATGGTCATTGAAGACAACGAAGCTCGGAAATTGATCGCATCGGCAGCCCTGAAATCATGCCAAGAGACATTGGCTCTATTGCAGGAGAGACAAGAGAGATCTGCAGAAGAAGCAGTAGAAGAGCGGGAAAGAATCAACAATGCCTGGGGGAAGTTGAAGTGTCTCAAGGATGAGGTTTTGCATGGTGAGATCAATCCAGAAAATCCTGAAGCCAAAGATGAACCTTTAAAAGCAGTAGAAGGATTGGAACGTATATATCAAGGAGTGAGCAGTGATACAGAAGAGAGACAGGATATGGAGTTGTTGCGTGAGAAGATTAAGGAAAACTTCGAGGTTGGATCTAGTGCATGTGTCACCATGGGAGAACTTGCTGAGAAGATCGATAAACTTGTAAACAAGATCATTAACTTAGAAGCTTCAGTTTCATCACAGACAGCTCTTATACAGAGGTTAAGGTTGGAGACAAATGAACTGCAAGCAGAAATTCAAACTTTAGAAGAAGACAAGGAAATATTAttcaatggaaaaaataatttgagggAACAGCTTAGGGAAATGGAGGAGAAATTGTATGGACTCCAGGATCTAAACCAGAGTGTTGAGTACCAGAATAACAACCTTCAGGCACATTTTACTGAAGCTCGTTCTAATATTGACCACCTCTCTGAAAGATTGCTGTCTGTAAAATCAGATGAGGAATTCGAGGTCAAACCTGAAACAGGGGACAGATCACTGGTAAAAGTTGAATCACAAGAAGCTGCACTCAATCCTGATGATAGCCTTGAGAAACATCAGAATGTGAAGACAAAAGAGATGCACGAGCTCAAGGTTGGTAAATCCCATGAAGATTTCAAGGGATCAGAAGATGCACTAAATCCTGTTGAGGGTCTTGGGGTACAACAAAATCTGAAGCCACGTCACGAGCTCAAGGTTTCATATTCTTCAGAGAAGGTAAAGGAATATCCTGCGGAATCCAGTTTCTTTGCGGAGTTGAAGGAACAAGAAGATAAAATGAATGATGCTGATAGTTCTATAAAGACTGCAGGGATTGAAAGAGAAGATGAAGAGATAAAAGAGCATGGGCAAAATTCaagtcaacccaaaaaaactatTGACCTCAACAATTCTCTGGAGGAACTTAGTGGCctggaaattgaagaaaaaactgcTAAGAAAGACTCACCTTCACCGATGGATGAtctcaatgttgaaatatggGAACAGGAAACAATGCTAGTTGATGAGCCAGACTGGAAGCAGTTGTTCATGAATGGTAtggagaatagagaaaaagtACTGCTGACAGAGTATACTACAATTCTTCGGAATTACAAGGAATTAAAGAAGCAGCTTACTGAAGCAGAAAAGAAGAATGGAGATAGCCTCTTTGATGCAACAGTGCAGGTAAGAGAGTTGAAAGGTGCTAATGCAAAGAAGGATGAACAGATTCAATTTCTACGGCAGAAGCTGATCCTTCTTCAAGCAGGTTTGGGTGAAGATAGCAAACCTGTAGAATCAATGGTGACAGAACAAGAAGTAACAGGAGACATCAATGTGATTCTAATGGACCAACCAGAAACTACCTCAGAAATCGAAGATCGATTCCGGATGAACATTGATGAAGTTCTTGAAGAGAACTTGAATTTCTGGTTAAGGTTCAGCACTACATTCCAACAAATACAGAAATTTGAAACTGAAGTTCAAGATCTACAGTCTGAGTTGTTCAAACTAGAGGAAAAGCAAAAGATTCAAGATGGGAGTAGTAATGCAAAATATTCTTTGAAATCAGATGCGCGGCCACTATACAAGTACCTTAGAGAGATACATACTGAACTGACAGTCTGGTTAGAGAAAAGCATGCAACTGAAAGATGAAGTGAAGAGCAGATTTGCATCTCTGTGCGACATTCAAGATGAAATAACAGCTGTATTGAAGGAGAGTGCTGAAGATGATGAGTTCAAGTTTACAAGCTATCAAGCTGCTAAGTTCCAAGGAGAGATTTTGAACATGAAACAAGAGAATAACAAGGTTGCAGATGAATTGCAGGCAGGCTTAGATTACATAACAACACTCCAACTCGAAGTTGAAAGAACACTGGAAAAATTGAACGAGGAATTTAAGCTTTCCGGATCAAAGCACCGTCAAAATATCCAGCTTCCACACTCAGAAAGTGGATCTCGAGTTCCTTTGCGGTCGTTCATCTTTGGCATAAAACCCAAAAAGCAAAAGAATTCAATCTTTTCTCGCATGCACCCTGCAATGAATAGGAGACATCTAAGGTCAGGACCTAACGTGTAA
- the LOC118045813 gene encoding probable glycosyltransferase At5g03795, which translates to MTAGKLSQQLQQQQQVRQSMCSLKGSLRTLAILTLVSFTYLSFNSLHSSYFSSSSSSIAASTISLAPVTKKTTILVEDYDDDEISDLYHSPRVFKLNYEEMERNFMIFIYPDGDPNTFYQTPRKLTGKYASEGYFFQNIRESRFQTQDPDQADLFFIPISCHKMRGKGISYENMTIIVDNYVESLKSKYPYWNRTLGADHFFVTCHDVGVRATEGVPFLIKNAIRVVCSPSYDVGFIPHKDVALPQVLQPFALPAGGNDVEKRTTLGFWAGHRNSRIRVILARVWENDTELDISNNRINRATGHLVYQKRFYGSKYCICPGGSQVNSARIADSIHYGCIPVILSNYYDLPFNDILDWHKFSVILKEQDVYRLKQILKDIPDNKFVSLHKNLVKVQKHFQWNSPPVKYDAFHMVMYDLWLRHHVIKY; encoded by the exons ATGACAGCCGGAAAGCTGTCCCAACAAttacagcaacagcaacaagtACGGCAATCCATGTGTTCTTTGAAAGGATCCCTCCGCACTCTGGCAATCCTAACGCTCGTCTCTTTTACATACCTTTCTTTCAATTCTCTCCATTcctcttatttttcttcttcttcttcttccatcgCTGCATCAACCATTTCTTTAGCGCCAGTGACCAAGAAGACGACTATATTGGTTGAAGATTACGACGACGACGAGATATCGGATCTGTATCATTCGCCACGTGTATTCAAATTGAATTATGAGGAAATGGAGaggaatttcatgatttttatatatccaGATGGAGATCCAAatacattttatcaaacacctaGGAAATTGACTGGCAAATACGCGAGCGAAGGGTACTTTTTCCAGAACATAAGAGAGAGCAGGTTTCAAACACAGGATCCTGATCAAGCCGACCTATTTTTTATTCCCATCTCCTGCCACAAGATGCGCGGCAag GGAATATCTTATGAGAATATGACCATTATTGTTGATAATTATGTGGAAAGCTTGAAATCCAAGTATCCCTATTGGAATAGAACATTGGGTGCTGATCACTTCTTCGTCACTTGTCATGATGTTGGTGTAAGAGCAACTGAAGGAGTTCCGTTTCTCATAAAGAATGCAATCAGAGTGGTGTGCTCCCCTAGCTATGATGTCGGGTTCATTCCACACAAAGATGTTGCTCTTCCTCAGGTCCTCCAGCCATTTGCCCTTCCTGCTGGAGGAAATGATGTAGAGAAGAG GACAACTCTTGGTTTTTGGGCTGGCCATCGAAACTCTAGAATTAGAGTTATACTAGCACGTGTGTGGGAGAATGATACTGAACTAGATATTTCAAACAACAGAATAAATAGGGCTACTGGACATCTTGTCTATCAAAAGAGGTTTTATGGATCTAAATACTGTATATGCCCTGGTGGATCTCAGGTTAATAGTGCACGCATAGCTGACTCAATCCATTATGGATGTATTCCTG TAATATTGTCCAACTACTATGACCTGCCATTCAATGACATTCTTGATTGGCACAAATTTTCCGTCATACTTAAGGAGCAGGATGTGTACCGACTCAAGCAAATTCTGAAGGACATACCCGACAATAAATTCGTTTCACTGCATAAGAATTTAGTGAAG GTACAGAAGCATTTCCAGTGGAATTCGCCTCCTGTCAAATATGATGCATTCCATATGGTCATGTATGATCTCTGGCTGCGTCACCATGTGATCAAATACTAG